From Alteromonas australica, one genomic window encodes:
- a CDS encoding TIGR01777 family oxidoreductase translates to MNILITGGTGLIGKALVKSLSGEHRLTVVTRDITKAKETLDSLSQNSPVSFIDSIDAIDDMACFHAIINLAGEPIADKRWTTSQKKRICNSRWDTTAQLVAKINSASSPPRVFLSGSAIGVYGDKGSQAVTEETPPHSEFTHELCAKWEAIANTVDGHNTRVCTLRTGVVLAKNGGALAKMALPFKLGVGGKLGHGKQFLSWIHIDDMVKAIRFLLDNDNCRGAFNMTAPEPVTNSHFSHTLAGNLSRPCLFTVPSIVMKIAMGESSTMILNGQNVIPAKLTAAGFTFDYPTLNDALSNIYRTE, encoded by the coding sequence ATGAATATTTTGATTACCGGTGGAACAGGCCTTATTGGCAAAGCCCTTGTAAAAAGCCTCTCAGGTGAGCATAGGCTGACCGTAGTAACACGAGATATCACTAAAGCTAAAGAGACACTTGATAGTTTAAGTCAAAATTCTCCAGTATCGTTTATCGATAGTATTGATGCTATAGACGACATGGCTTGCTTTCATGCGATAATAAATTTAGCTGGTGAGCCTATTGCTGACAAACGATGGACCACCAGCCAAAAGAAACGTATTTGCAATAGCCGGTGGGACACCACTGCGCAGCTGGTTGCTAAAATCAATAGCGCGTCTTCACCACCACGGGTATTTTTATCTGGCTCAGCCATTGGCGTTTACGGTGATAAAGGAAGCCAAGCGGTCACTGAAGAAACACCCCCACATAGCGAGTTTACACATGAACTTTGTGCAAAATGGGAAGCGATAGCCAATACTGTAGACGGCCACAACACCCGAGTTTGTACGTTAAGAACGGGAGTTGTGCTTGCTAAAAATGGCGGAGCGCTAGCTAAAATGGCACTACCATTCAAATTAGGGGTAGGCGGTAAACTGGGGCATGGCAAACAGTTTCTTTCTTGGATCCATATTGACGATATGGTGAAGGCAATTAGGTTTCTGCTAGACAATGATAATTGTCGAGGTGCCTTTAATATGACCGCCCCTGAACCTGTGACCAATTCGCATTTCTCCCATACCTTGGCAGGTAACCTATCACGGCCTTGCCTATTTACTGTGCCCTCTATAGTTATGAAAATCGCCATGGGCGAAAGCTCAACCATGATCCTAAATGGTCAAAACGTTATTCCCGCCAAATTAACTGCCGCGGGATTCACATTTGACTACCCTACCCTGAACGACGCGCTTTCGAACATCTACCGCACAGAATGA
- the folX gene encoding dihydroneopterin triphosphate 2'-epimerase, with the protein MTFNLATIKIKNLRLRTYIGINEDEIKNKQDVVVNVKIDYDAEKATNTDNMSDALNYKTITKAIIKLVEDNRFSLLEKLTADVLSIAAEHSSVRYAQVEVDKPHALRFSDSVSLTLSCNKTG; encoded by the coding sequence ATGACCTTCAATCTAGCAACCATAAAAATCAAAAACTTGAGATTACGTACTTACATTGGAATAAACGAAGACGAGATTAAAAACAAACAGGATGTTGTTGTTAACGTTAAGATAGATTACGACGCAGAGAAAGCGACCAACACCGACAATATGAGCGATGCACTTAACTATAAAACCATCACGAAAGCGATAATAAAATTAGTGGAAGATAATCGCTTTTCTCTTCTCGAAAAACTCACCGCCGATGTGTTAAGTATTGCAGCAGAACATTCATCTGTACGTTACGCTCAAGTAGAAGTAGATAAACCACATGCATTACGATTTTCAGACTCCGTTTCTCTCACCTTATCGTGTAACAAAACAGGTTAA
- a CDS encoding AI-2E family transporter yields the protein MSMELRSPFAKALLVLACLVVLMAGIKAASTIMVPFFLSIFIAIACSPIIHWTSRFRVPKWLSITLVILLIVVFGFLLAGLVGQSLTEFRENLPQYRTQLDSEFSWIVEKLAQYNIHINRELIASHLDPATAMSVATNFISGMGGVLSNLFLILLTVIFMLFEADSIPRRLHIALADPDMKLQHIDRFIRSVNSYLAIKTVVSLGTGLIIGITLYAMNIDHFMLWAVLAFMLNFIPNIGSIIAALPAVLIAFVQYGLASAGFVALAFVLVNTIMGNMVEPRLMGRGMGLSTLVVFLSLIFWGWLLGTVGMLLSVPLTMVVKIALESRDETKWLAVLLSSEGEKTTPA from the coding sequence ATGTCCATGGAACTGAGATCGCCGTTTGCAAAAGCGTTATTAGTGTTAGCTTGCCTTGTTGTTTTAATGGCAGGCATTAAAGCTGCCAGCACTATTATGGTGCCGTTTTTTCTTTCTATTTTTATTGCTATTGCATGTAGCCCTATTATCCATTGGACAAGCCGCTTTAGGGTACCAAAGTGGTTATCGATAACATTAGTAATACTCTTAATTGTGGTTTTTGGATTCTTACTCGCCGGTTTAGTTGGACAGTCGCTAACCGAGTTTAGAGAGAATTTACCGCAATATCGTACGCAACTCGATTCTGAGTTTTCTTGGATAGTAGAAAAATTAGCGCAATATAATATTCACATTAATAGAGAGCTGATTGCATCCCATCTAGACCCAGCCACTGCAATGTCGGTAGCTACAAATTTTATCAGTGGTATGGGAGGCGTGCTTTCCAACCTCTTCCTTATTCTATTAACAGTGATTTTTATGCTTTTTGAAGCAGACAGCATTCCTCGACGTTTGCACATCGCTCTTGCCGACCCAGATATGAAACTACAGCATATCGACAGGTTTATACGCTCTGTGAATAGCTACTTGGCTATCAAGACAGTGGTTAGCTTAGGGACAGGGCTTATTATCGGCATTACGTTGTATGCAATGAATATTGATCACTTTATGCTGTGGGCTGTTCTTGCGTTCATGCTTAACTTTATTCCTAACATCGGTTCTATTATTGCCGCACTACCAGCGGTACTTATTGCTTTTGTGCAATACGGCTTGGCGTCTGCTGGTTTCGTAGCATTAGCGTTTGTGCTGGTTAATACCATCATGGGCAATATGGTAGAGCCTCGTCTCATGGGAAGAGGTATGGGCTTGTCTACCTTAGTGGTATTTCTTTCCTTAATCTTTTGGGGATGGTTGCTGGGCACGGTGGGAATGTTGCTTTCGGTACCGCTTACCATGGTGGTAAAAATTGCACTGGAGTCGCGAGATGAAACAAAATGGCTAGCGGTTTTACTTTCTAGCGAAGGCGAGAAAACTACGCCTGCTTAG
- a CDS encoding ATP-binding protein codes for MRQLSLKLRSLLFAVSILAIFTPVSVFVLDEAYTDSLTQAKMSELRLMNLGLLSAFELDGDVPYMPEILYEEQLNLPGSGYLGLIVFRDQVIWQSASALEYTLSPPDLITQVGNEAFVEHYSTHFDTQGDYFAYAFTAEFASSADFEPVHFYIFNDKSHFSEERGTFMSTVWQWLAMLALVLLVFIVIGINLILSPVRSLIDEISLTSQGKQQKLNNRYPKEFTSLKASINELLHSEAAQRVKYKNSLGDLAHSLKTPLAVALGTPRLPEEASESLGQIDRIIQRQLKRAGAGATGWQTSILIEPVLQKVANAMDKVHRDKQISITLDIEEQSRFRGDETDLLEMCGNLIDNGCKAAKNSILVTVARDENWLSITVDDDGPGIAPEQKQTLLERGARLDTYTEGQGIGMALVNDLISAYEGKLIIDDAPLGGARIIMKFPIH; via the coding sequence ATGAGGCAACTTTCTCTTAAGCTTCGTAGCCTTCTTTTTGCCGTCAGTATCCTCGCTATTTTTACCCCTGTCAGCGTATTTGTCCTCGACGAAGCCTATACCGATAGCTTAACCCAAGCGAAAATGAGTGAGCTAAGGCTCATGAATTTGGGTTTACTTTCGGCTTTCGAGTTAGATGGCGATGTACCCTACATGCCGGAAATTTTATACGAAGAGCAACTGAACCTACCAGGTTCAGGATATCTTGGGCTTATCGTATTCCGTGATCAAGTAATTTGGCAGTCGGCATCCGCGTTGGAATATACCCTATCGCCTCCCGATTTAATCACCCAAGTTGGGAATGAGGCTTTTGTCGAGCATTATTCTACGCATTTCGATACTCAAGGTGACTACTTTGCGTATGCTTTCACCGCTGAATTCGCCTCTAGCGCTGATTTTGAGCCTGTTCATTTCTATATTTTCAATGACAAATCACACTTCTCAGAAGAGCGTGGCACCTTCATGTCCACTGTATGGCAGTGGTTAGCAATGTTGGCCTTAGTCCTTCTTGTTTTTATTGTGATAGGTATCAACCTCATTTTGAGCCCGGTACGATCCCTTATTGATGAAATATCACTGACATCGCAAGGCAAGCAGCAGAAGCTAAATAACCGTTATCCTAAGGAATTCACTTCGCTAAAAGCCAGCATCAACGAATTATTACATTCTGAAGCCGCGCAACGGGTAAAGTACAAAAATAGCTTAGGCGATTTAGCTCACAGCTTAAAAACTCCGTTAGCGGTAGCTTTAGGTACCCCTCGCCTGCCAGAGGAAGCGAGTGAATCACTAGGGCAAATCGACCGTATTATTCAGCGACAATTAAAGCGCGCGGGGGCTGGCGCCACGGGTTGGCAAACATCGATTCTCATTGAACCTGTACTGCAAAAAGTGGCCAATGCAATGGATAAAGTACACAGAGACAAGCAAATATCGATTACGCTAGATATTGAAGAACAATCACGGTTTAGAGGGGATGAAACTGATTTGCTCGAGATGTGTGGCAACCTTATCGATAACGGGTGTAAAGCTGCGAAAAACAGTATTTTGGTGACTGTCGCTCGCGATGAAAACTGGCTTTCTATCACCGTAGATGATGATGGCCCAGGGATAGCGCCGGAACAAAAGCAAACATTGTTGGAGCGCGGGGCACGCCTTGATACCTATACAGAAGGTCAAGGTATAGGGATGGCGTTAGTTAACGATTTAATATCCGCTTACGAAGGAAAACTCATTATTGATGATGCGCCACTAGGTGGAGCTAGAATTATAATGAAGTTTCCTATTCACTAA
- a CDS encoding response regulator transcription factor, whose protein sequence is MRILIAEDDSRLLTQLDTLLQQNGYSVDLADNGEHALYQLNEFPYDLAIIDIGLPKLDGFDVIRKARQADVSCPVLILTARDRWQEKVEGLDAGADDYLTKPFHNEELLARTKALIRRASGQANPVVQFGPVALDTVAEEIRVDDAPLDLTAYEYKVMEYLMLNPQKVVSKTELTEHIYDQDFDLDSNVIEVFIGRLRKKIDPSGVLKPIDTLRGRGYRINRNL, encoded by the coding sequence ATGAGAATTCTAATTGCCGAAGACGACAGTCGCTTGTTGACGCAACTCGACACATTACTCCAACAAAATGGATATAGCGTAGATTTAGCAGATAACGGTGAACACGCCCTCTATCAACTTAACGAATTCCCTTACGATTTGGCCATTATTGACATCGGCCTTCCAAAATTAGACGGGTTTGATGTAATTCGAAAGGCCAGACAGGCAGATGTATCCTGCCCAGTGCTTATTCTTACAGCAAGAGATAGATGGCAAGAGAAAGTAGAAGGCCTCGATGCTGGCGCCGACGATTACCTCACCAAACCTTTTCATAATGAAGAGCTACTGGCCAGGACTAAAGCCCTAATTCGCCGGGCATCTGGCCAAGCAAACCCCGTTGTTCAGTTTGGGCCTGTTGCGCTAGACACTGTGGCAGAAGAAATTAGAGTAGACGATGCGCCGCTAGATTTAACCGCCTATGAATACAAAGTCATGGAATATCTAATGCTTAACCCGCAGAAGGTGGTGTCGAAAACGGAACTGACAGAACACATCTACGATCAAGACTTTGATTTAGATAGCAATGTAATTGAAGTTTTCATAGGTCGCCTACGCAAAAAAATAGATCCTTCAGGTGTGTTAAAGCCCATAGACACCTTACGGGGGCGAGGTTATCGGATTAATAGAAACCTATGA
- a CDS encoding PepSY domain-containing protein gives MFKLLKSKAILLVVAGVLSVGTAAAQEKEKDLSKSQAVERAKQVEKGRVLRVDQTSRNYRVKMLKKSGRVVSVDVDKRSGRVKDSQKGSSEH, from the coding sequence ATGTTCAAATTGCTTAAATCAAAGGCTATTTTACTAGTGGTTGCTGGCGTATTGTCGGTAGGTACAGCTGCGGCTCAAGAAAAGGAAAAAGACCTGAGTAAGAGCCAAGCGGTAGAACGTGCAAAGCAAGTTGAAAAAGGCCGTGTGTTAAGGGTTGATCAAACCTCAAGAAATTACCGTGTAAAAATGTTAAAAAAATCTGGGCGCGTTGTGTCCGTAGATGTAGATAAACGCTCAGGTAGAGTAAAAGACTCTCAAAAAGGAAGTAGCGAACACTAA
- a CDS encoding pyridoxamine 5'-phosphate oxidase family protein — protein MTTDMKKEMWEAMASSPNVMVSLVGKYQHAEPMRAQLDKHANGEFWFYTRKDNRIAEGGEAMVHFSSKGHDVFACIRGVLVRELRPEIIDKYWSNPVEAWYDEGKNDPNLRMLRFELVDAEIWHADPSLKGMFKMMTGKTLNGDEMGEHDKVSL, from the coding sequence ATGACGACGGACATGAAAAAAGAAATGTGGGAAGCCATGGCGAGCAGTCCTAATGTTATGGTGAGCTTAGTGGGTAAATATCAGCATGCAGAGCCAATGCGAGCACAACTTGATAAGCACGCTAACGGTGAATTTTGGTTCTATACCAGAAAAGATAACCGTATCGCTGAAGGCGGGGAGGCCATGGTTCATTTTTCTTCCAAAGGCCATGACGTCTTCGCTTGCATTCGCGGCGTATTGGTGAGGGAATTACGACCTGAAATTATTGATAAGTATTGGTCTAACCCGGTTGAAGCTTGGTACGACGAAGGCAAAAATGACCCTAATCTGCGTATGCTAAGGTTTGAGTTAGTAGACGCTGAAATATGGCATGCAGATCCGAGTTTGAAGGGCATGTTTAAAATGATGACGGGGAAAACATTGAATGGCGACGAAATGGGCGAGCACGACAAAGTTTCGCTATAA
- a CDS encoding YciI family protein, protein MLYMICATDVEGSLDKRLQARPAHLERLHQLKNEGRLILAGPFPAIDSPDPGPAGFTGSLVVAEFGSLEDAQSWANDDPYVAAGVYESVVVKPYKKVLP, encoded by the coding sequence ATGTTGTACATGATATGTGCTACTGATGTTGAAGGCAGCTTGGATAAACGACTTCAAGCTCGTCCGGCGCACCTAGAGCGATTGCATCAATTAAAAAATGAAGGCCGTTTAATACTGGCTGGCCCTTTTCCTGCCATAGATAGCCCAGATCCCGGCCCTGCTGGGTTTACCGGGTCGCTTGTTGTAGCCGAATTTGGAAGCTTGGAAGACGCCCAGTCTTGGGCTAATGACGACCCATATGTTGCCGCTGGCGTATATGAGAGTGTTGTGGTTAAGCCTTACAAAAAAGTTTTACCTTAG
- the trpA gene encoding tryptophan synthase subunit alpha gives MDRYSEMFARLNDKNEGAFVPFVMIGDPDLATSEAIICQLIEAGADALELGIPYSDPIADGPTIQAASIRALSHKVTVADCFALLGRVRAKYPSIPMGLLLYSNLVMAQGIDGFYEKAHQAGVDSILIADVPIREAAPFQNAATANEISQILIAPPNATEETMEKIGEFSKGYTYLLGRAGVTGAETAANIPASELIERLNKHNAAPALLGFGISTPEQVKSAIEAGAAGAISGSATVNIIAANLDDTDAMLASLGSFVQAMKAATVKG, from the coding sequence ATGGATAGATATTCAGAAATGTTTGCGCGCCTTAACGACAAAAATGAAGGTGCCTTCGTTCCTTTCGTTATGATTGGCGACCCCGACCTAGCAACGTCCGAAGCCATCATTTGCCAGCTAATTGAGGCTGGAGCAGATGCGCTAGAATTAGGTATTCCCTATTCAGATCCTATCGCGGATGGCCCCACCATACAGGCCGCCAGTATTCGAGCACTCAGCCATAAAGTGACTGTCGCAGATTGTTTCGCATTACTTGGCCGCGTGCGTGCTAAATACCCTTCGATCCCGATGGGTTTATTGCTATATAGCAACCTTGTTATGGCACAAGGGATTGATGGCTTTTACGAGAAGGCCCACCAAGCCGGCGTAGACTCCATTTTAATTGCCGATGTTCCAATCCGAGAGGCCGCACCTTTCCAGAACGCAGCAACGGCGAATGAAATATCACAAATTCTGATTGCGCCGCCCAACGCAACTGAAGAAACAATGGAAAAGATAGGCGAGTTTTCAAAAGGTTATACCTATTTATTGGGAAGAGCTGGCGTTACAGGTGCCGAAACCGCAGCCAATATTCCAGCGTCAGAACTTATTGAGCGGCTGAATAAACACAATGCAGCTCCGGCACTTCTAGGGTTTGGCATCTCAACCCCAGAGCAAGTAAAATCTGCAATTGAAGCTGGCGCTGCAGGGGCTATTTCGGGTTCTGCTACGGTTAATATCATCGCCGCGAATTTGGACGATACGGACGCAATGTTAGCGAGTCTGGGTAGCTTTGTTCAAGCTATGAAAGCGGCAACAGTAAAAGGGTAA
- the trpB gene encoding tryptophan synthase subunit beta, with protein MNQLDTKFGEFGGMYVPELLIPALDQLEKAFLDAKEDPSFNEEFLALLKDYAGRPTAMTLTRNLVSNPKVKLYLKREDLLHGGAHKTNQVLGQALLTKRMGKTEVIAETGAGQHGVATALACALLGLKARIYMGAKDVERQAPNVFRMRLMGAEVIPVNAGSGTLKDAVNEAMRDWSANYDKAHYLLGTAAGPHPFPTIVREYHRMIGEETRAQILEKEGRLPDAVVACVGGGSNAIGMFADFIDEPSVRLVGVEPAGKGIHTKEHGATIVTGTKGILHGAYTFIMQDKEGQIEESYSVSAGLDYPAVGPQHAYLSEIGRAEYVAATDEEALNAFKLLARKEGIIPALESSHALAHALNMADEAEEETLIVVNLSGRGDKDLAHVINILGDEV; from the coding sequence ATGAATCAACTTGATACCAAATTTGGCGAATTCGGCGGCATGTATGTGCCCGAATTGCTTATTCCTGCACTCGATCAGCTAGAAAAAGCGTTTTTAGACGCCAAAGAAGACCCGAGTTTTAACGAAGAGTTTCTTGCGTTACTAAAAGACTATGCTGGCCGCCCAACGGCCATGACACTGACCAGAAACCTCGTCAGCAACCCCAAAGTAAAGCTCTATTTAAAGCGTGAAGACTTACTACACGGTGGTGCTCATAAAACTAATCAGGTACTTGGGCAAGCCTTATTAACAAAACGCATGGGCAAAACTGAGGTAATTGCAGAGACGGGGGCGGGCCAACATGGTGTGGCTACGGCTCTGGCTTGCGCATTGTTAGGTTTAAAAGCACGTATATATATGGGCGCGAAAGACGTGGAGCGTCAAGCGCCAAATGTATTTCGCATGCGTTTAATGGGTGCCGAAGTTATTCCCGTAAACGCGGGCTCAGGCACACTGAAAGATGCCGTTAACGAAGCAATGAGAGATTGGTCAGCCAACTATGATAAAGCCCATTACCTATTGGGCACCGCTGCTGGACCTCACCCTTTTCCTACTATTGTTCGAGAGTATCACCGTATGATTGGTGAAGAAACCCGTGCACAAATACTAGAGAAAGAGGGACGCCTTCCTGATGCGGTTGTGGCTTGCGTGGGTGGTGGCTCTAATGCCATAGGCATGTTTGCAGATTTCATCGACGAGCCTTCAGTGCGCTTAGTGGGTGTAGAGCCTGCAGGAAAAGGCATTCACACAAAAGAACATGGCGCCACTATAGTGACAGGTACCAAAGGGATATTGCATGGCGCCTATACCTTTATCATGCAAGATAAAGAAGGCCAGATTGAAGAAAGTTACTCGGTGTCAGCCGGGCTAGACTACCCAGCGGTAGGCCCGCAGCATGCCTATCTTTCAGAAATAGGTCGCGCAGAATATGTTGCGGCTACCGATGAAGAAGCCCTCAATGCGTTTAAACTGCTCGCGCGTAAAGAAGGAATTATTCCTGCGCTTGAGTCGTCTCATGCACTTGCTCATGCTCTTAATATGGCAGATGAAGCCGAAGAAGAAACCCTTATCGTTGTCAACCTTTCTGGTCGCGGCGACAAAGATTTAGCACATGTAATCAATATACTTGGGGATGAAGTATAA
- the trpCF gene encoding bifunctional indole-3-glycerol-phosphate synthase TrpC/phosphoribosylanthranilate isomerase TrpF yields MPNVLEKIVVDKRHEIEERKRAFPLSSFKDELVPSQKSLFAALSQPNAGYIFECKKASPSKGLIREHFDLDEILEAYSPYAAGISVLTDEKYFQGKFEYLEYVTARVTQPVLNKDFFVDTYQVYLARYYNADAVLLMLSVLSDEEYQSLAAVADTLSLDILTEVSNEEEMARAIALEAKIIGINNRNLRDLSTDLATTERLVPLLESATHDYVVISESGIYTHQDVLRLSPLCQGFLVGSALMAEKDLNVAVKGLVYGGVKVCGLTTPEYANNAFAAGASYGGLIFAEKSPRYVTPETALAIVNEVPGHYVGVFVDKPIDEVVATATQLSLRAVQLHGSEDANYREQLNSKLPSHCTIWQAVGVSDNIPNNVYTLLNDNHVERILLDCQVGNSKGGTGKQFDWSLLQNIDKKEKLIIAGGINPDNVADAISTGCGMLDVNSGVETAPGEKCADKLAALFTICRRY; encoded by the coding sequence ATGCCTAATGTGCTAGAAAAAATTGTTGTCGATAAGCGCCATGAAATAGAAGAAAGAAAACGCGCGTTTCCACTCTCTTCATTTAAAGATGAACTCGTGCCTTCTCAAAAAAGCTTGTTTGCAGCGCTTAGCCAACCCAACGCAGGGTACATCTTCGAATGTAAAAAAGCCTCACCTTCAAAGGGGCTTATTCGAGAGCATTTCGATTTAGATGAAATCCTTGAAGCCTATAGCCCATATGCGGCAGGTATCTCAGTGCTGACTGATGAGAAATATTTCCAAGGTAAATTCGAATACCTTGAATATGTCACTGCCCGTGTCACGCAGCCGGTTTTGAATAAAGATTTCTTTGTAGACACCTATCAGGTATATCTTGCACGTTATTACAATGCAGATGCTGTGCTGCTCATGCTGAGCGTTTTGAGTGACGAAGAATATCAATCTCTCGCCGCCGTAGCAGACACCCTTTCCTTAGATATTCTAACTGAAGTGAGTAATGAAGAGGAAATGGCTCGCGCCATCGCGCTGGAAGCCAAAATAATTGGCATTAACAATCGTAACCTACGCGACCTTTCTACTGATTTGGCCACCACCGAACGCTTAGTTCCGCTGCTAGAAAGCGCCACTCATGATTATGTGGTTATTTCAGAGTCAGGCATTTATACCCACCAAGATGTATTGCGTTTATCACCCTTATGCCAGGGTTTCTTGGTGGGCAGTGCACTCATGGCTGAAAAAGACCTGAATGTCGCCGTTAAAGGCCTAGTGTATGGCGGTGTGAAAGTGTGTGGGTTAACCACACCTGAGTACGCTAACAACGCGTTTGCCGCCGGGGCGAGCTATGGGGGGCTTATCTTTGCAGAAAAATCTCCTCGCTACGTAACGCCAGAAACGGCACTCGCCATAGTCAATGAGGTGCCTGGCCACTATGTGGGTGTGTTCGTCGATAAACCCATAGATGAGGTGGTTGCAACTGCCACACAATTGTCGCTACGCGCGGTTCAGTTGCATGGTAGCGAGGATGCGAACTACCGTGAACAACTTAACAGCAAACTGCCTTCCCACTGCACTATTTGGCAAGCCGTTGGGGTATCCGACAACATCCCGAATAACGTTTACACCTTGTTGAATGACAACCACGTAGAACGCATATTACTTGATTGCCAAGTGGGAAATAGCAAGGGCGGCACGGGCAAACAGTTTGATTGGTCGTTACTTCAAAACATCGACAAGAAAGAAAAGCTAATTATTGCCGGAGGTATTAATCCGGACAACGTTGCCGACGCCATTTCAACAGGTTGCGGCATGCTAGATGTAAATTCAGGGGTAGAAACCGCCCCAGGCGAAAAGTGCGCTGACAAGCTTGCAGCACTTTTTACAATTTGTCGCCGCTATTAA
- the trpD gene encoding anthranilate phosphoribosyltransferase codes for MVNATTLLDALIAKTSLSQTEAYSLFNSIMHGEQSESMIAAVLTALKMKGESPGEIAGAASAMVANALPFPTPEYDFADIVGTGGDGHNTINISSAAGVVAASCGVKVAKHGNRSVSSKSGSADLFKQFGLALDISPETSRKCLDEANFTFLFAPVYHAGMRHAAPVRAALKTRTLFNILGPLANPARPTHGVFGVYSPELLEPYAKTLMLLGQHRAMIVHGDGLDELALHGESTIFDLEHGDIRKLTVTAEDFGLPSFPLVAIEGGEPEENRKYIEAALAGEGEEAHRAAIAMNCGALLKVTGHANTFKDGAEMAMEAMHAGRPLNVLSQVAKISQEVSTNA; via the coding sequence ATGGTAAACGCAACAACTCTATTAGACGCTTTAATAGCAAAAACATCGCTGTCGCAAACAGAAGCTTACTCGCTATTCAACAGTATTATGCATGGTGAACAAAGTGAATCTATGATTGCAGCAGTGCTTACTGCCTTAAAAATGAAAGGTGAATCGCCGGGTGAAATTGCGGGTGCCGCCAGTGCCATGGTAGCGAATGCATTGCCCTTCCCTACGCCAGAATACGACTTTGCTGATATTGTCGGTACCGGTGGAGACGGCCATAACACGATTAATATTTCCAGTGCGGCTGGCGTCGTCGCCGCTTCTTGTGGTGTAAAAGTAGCTAAACACGGCAATAGAAGTGTGTCGAGTAAATCGGGCTCGGCAGATCTCTTTAAACAGTTTGGCTTAGCACTCGACATTTCCCCAGAAACGTCTAGAAAATGCTTAGATGAAGCAAATTTCACATTTCTATTTGCGCCGGTTTATCATGCAGGCATGCGCCATGCAGCCCCCGTCAGAGCTGCGCTGAAGACCCGAACCTTATTTAACATATTGGGTCCATTGGCAAACCCTGCCCGCCCAACCCATGGTGTATTCGGGGTTTACTCACCGGAACTGCTTGAACCTTACGCAAAAACCCTTATGCTGCTAGGCCAACATCGCGCCATGATTGTACATGGTGATGGTTTAGACGAGTTAGCCTTGCACGGTGAATCTACTATTTTCGATCTTGAGCACGGTGATATTCGTAAGCTTACCGTTACCGCAGAAGACTTTGGGCTACCATCCTTTCCCCTTGTGGCCATTGAAGGGGGAGAACCAGAAGAAAACAGAAAATACATTGAGGCTGCCCTTGCCGGTGAAGGTGAAGAAGCTCACCGCGCCGCTATTGCAATGAACTGTGGGGCATTACTTAAGGTTACGGGACACGCCAACACGTTTAAAGACGGCGCTGAAATGGCCATGGAAGCCATGCACGCAGGACGCCCGCTGAATGTGTTATCCCAGGTTGCTAAAATTAGTCAGGAGGTTAGCACAAATGCCTAA
- a CDS encoding aminodeoxychorismate/anthranilate synthase component II encodes MKAQTTLFLLDNVDSFTYNLVDELRTLDLAISVYRNTVSAEVIFAKMQEQAAKGPVLLMLSPGPGAPSDAGCMPALLKQVAGVFPVIGICLGHQAIVEYYGGKVGRASYVMHGKSSAISHTQTAMFNKLPHPLHVARYHSLVAHTLPDALEACATCEDEDGSQTIMAVINKADGMLGFQFHPESILTAQGSMLLKQSIDYLTLQE; translated from the coding sequence ATGAAAGCGCAAACCACCTTATTCTTACTTGATAACGTAGACTCATTTACCTACAACTTAGTGGATGAACTACGTACCTTAGACTTGGCGATTAGTGTTTATAGAAACACCGTATCCGCAGAGGTTATTTTTGCAAAAATGCAAGAGCAGGCAGCCAAAGGCCCCGTATTATTAATGCTATCTCCCGGCCCTGGCGCACCTAGCGACGCAGGTTGCATGCCAGCATTGCTGAAACAAGTGGCTGGCGTTTTCCCGGTCATTGGCATATGTTTAGGCCATCAGGCCATTGTGGAATACTATGGTGGAAAAGTTGGGCGTGCCAGCTATGTTATGCATGGTAAATCATCGGCCATTTCTCATACGCAAACAGCCATGTTCAATAAGTTGCCACACCCCTTACACGTTGCCCGTTATCACTCTTTGGTAGCTCACACCCTACCTGACGCACTGGAGGCTTGTGCCACGTGTGAAGATGAAGACGGTTCGCAGACTATTATGGCTGTGATAAATAAAGCCGACGGCATGCTTGGCTTTCAATTTCACCCTGAATCTATTTTAACCGCGCAAGGTAGTATGTTGCTTAAGCAAAGCATCGACTATTTAACGTTGCAGGAATAA